Part of the bacterium genome, TTGTGATCCGTTCGCCTGAGATCACAGGTTTTACTTCGTGGAAGCTGGTGGAACGAAAGACTACCATTGAGCCCGCAAGAGGTTGAATCAATTGTGTTGAAAACGAATGAATCGCCAGGCCTCCCCCTTGAAACTCATCATTCACAAAAATGGTCGCGGTAAGTTTCCGTGACAGATGTCTGGTTATGTTTTCAGGAGATTCGTCGCGGTGTGGGATGAAGAATCCTCCGGGCAGGTATCGCAGAAAAATGGGACCTTCATAATCGGAAAGTGACACTTCAAACTTGCGCTCCAGCGGTCCCTTCAAACAGAGTAATCGATTCCGGATGCATTCCTGAATATCAGGTGGGACTAAAGCTGTGTAACTCTTTCGGACCTGCTCATCCATCAGTCCTTCCTGACTTCCACTTCTATTTGTTAATCCGGATCTAATCACGGGTGAGCCGCGGACAGAAGAAAGAAGCTGATTTGCCTCTACTGTTGAGAGAAAGCTTCTTATGGTCCAGACTTCCTGATTAGTTTCGCTTTCACAGTTCATCCAAATATTTTTCCTGTGGTTGAAAACTTCATCTGCTGGAAAAGGT contains:
- a CDS encoding 2OG-Fe(II) oxygenase, whose translation is MDEQVRKSYTALVPPDIQECIRNRLLCLKGPLERKFEVSLSDYEGPIFLRYLPGGFFIPHRDESPENITRHLSRKLTATIFVNDEFQGGGLAIHSFSTQLIQPLAGSMVVFRSTSFHEVKPVISGERITIIGWFR